AGATAAAGGGATAGATCACTTATAATTTGAATTTCAGTGGATGTTAACAGATCATTCTCCTTAAGTTGGAGAAGCAGCAATATCCTGTCTGAGGGTTTGAGCATTTCCCAGATAGACAGGTATAGCCTTTTCTTTTCTGTCTGTATTAAAGGTCATGAGGATACGAAGCATTCTTTTGGAAGTAAAGTCCTCACAAACCGGTTCCTGAGTACAGAACAAGGCTGTCTCATTCAGATTATTAGACAGGCGCAATGCCTTTGCCGGATTAAAGCTGATGTCCTCTGTCTGAGAGAATATGATGCTGATCAGATCCTTTGCAGTCAATTTATTTATTCTCATCAGTTCATTGTATAGACTGTCTACACAGCGAGTGAGTTCATCCTCACTGTTTGTGGCGAGAGATATGGCTCCCCTGACCGCTTTTACCATTTCCATTACCTCACTTTTTCCCTCTTAATTTCCATTAAAAAGAGTAGTTAAAAATTGAATCAGAATATATAAAAAAAGAATCATCAGGATTTGAAGTGATGACTTTGCATAGAAAAGAATACTTTTTAATCGATAGGACCGTCTCCAAAGGGTGTAAATCAATATATTCCCCAGGGAGAGAACCATATATGAATAAAAATAAAAATTCATAAATTTAAAAATAAGTTTGAATGTGTCCTCTGAAAACCTCTGAAAATTGCCTACAATATACAGAGAGAATACTATGAGGCACATTAAGAAGAAGTACAGTGTAATTCGTGATAATAACTGGGGAAGCCAGAGCTTCTGTCCTCGGTAAAGCCTTTTCATAAGCATTTTTATGATATCACAGCTTCTCTGTTTTTGAACACTGTCAGAGAGAACTGTGTTGCCAGAAGGAATATTTAATCTTAAAATCAAGGCTATGAATCAGAAATTATTAAACAGTTCTATGATTTCAATTGATAAAGCTCATACTTCTCTACAGAACATGGCCAACTCATTTTCTTCCCTCTCTGTCATCGAAACAAATATGACTCCCCTGATTTACTATGATCCCGATATAAAAGCGGTTCTCTTTGACATTTATGGAACACTGCTGATTTCAGAAGCCGGGGATATTGGTTTGACCGCACTGGATCAGGGTGAAGACAGACTCTTTACTATCGAATCTTTGAATGATAAAAGGGAAATCCGATTTAACAGGATTAAATCCATTCTTTTAGAACGGATTAAAGCTCATCATGAATGTATTAAAAATGAATCAACCTGGATACAATATCCTGAAGTTGATATTATCAGTCTTTGGGATGAAGTCTTTCAGATTCTGGATTTTCGGGAGTACAATGCTGATATTCTCAGCACTACAGCATTGAATTTTGAAGTATTCAGCAATAAGGTCTGGTTAATGCCGGGAATTGTCCCGCTTTTTGAGTTTTTTCGAGGCAAGAGTTTTTTACTTGGTATCGTTTCAAATGCTCAGTTTTACACTCCCCTTCTGTTTGAGCACCTGCTGGGAAAGTCTTTGAAAGAGTTGGGTTTTGAAGAGAAATTCATCTCCTGGTCTTTTCAGGTTCAATGCGGAAAACCTGATCCCCGGATTTTTAAAAATCCTCTGATTCATTTAAATAGAATGGGGATCGAGAATCATGAAATCCTTTATGTCGGCAATGACATGCTGAATGATGTTGTCACCGCATCTGTTCTGGGTTTAAAAACAGCACTTTTTGCGGGAGACCGTCGATCACTGCGAATGAGGGAGGAGGATACAAGAGTCATGGATATATCCCCCAATTATATCATCACAGAACTGAATCAATTGAAAATAATTCTGGAGGAAGGATTAAATGAAGAATAAAGTCAAAGTCAAAAAAGAGGGCAAATCAACATTCCGGAAATTTAAAAATTGGCTTTCCTTCATCATCATTCTTGTTTTTTCGGCCTTCGTTTTTTATATCGGCTGGATTCAGATTAAAATACCAGAGGGCAATTACGCCCTTGTGTATACTAAAACCGGGGGATATGACAGCAGGTTGATCGCCCCAGGACAGTTTGTCTGGAGATGGGAAAATCTTTTTCCTGAAAATATGACCATTCATTTCATTGAGTTGAAAACCAGTTCCGGGGACTATCATATGGAGGGATTTTTACCATCGGGAGAACTCTACGGGGAGTATATTCGCACGCCTGATGCTTTTCATTATATTCTTGATTTGGAATACCGGTTTTCTATCAATCAAAATGAATTTGTATCCCTTATTGAATCAGAATCATATAGTACACAGCTCCTGGAGGAACGCAACCAGCAGTATCGCCGGGATACAAATCATATTATACAGGACTTCATGCTCCATCAGACAGCCTTGAATCCCCAGGGGATTAAGGAGGTTGAAAATGATCTTCGTATGAGAATCTCTGAGGCAGACTCCCGATTCAACCTGGAAGATTTAAGAATAAGATCCTATCAGTATCCGGATACTGAACTGTATGAGCGGACTCGAAGTTTCTACCTTGATGACCTTGCAGTACTTAGAAAAATAGAACTTCAAGCGGAGCAGGACAGCACGCAGATTGAGACTGTCTCCATGAGAAAGATGGATCTACTCAGGTTATATGGTGAGGTCCTCAGTGAGTTTCCAGTACTCTTGCAATATTATTCACTGGAAAAGGAAAAGTTGGATCCCTCATTGTTTAATGATTACCCAAAGCTTCCTGAATCTCCCTGATCATTATCAGATGACCCGATTTCATGACAATGGAAAATTCGGTCTCTACCAGTCGGTTGCTGATCCCCGCGTCTCCTTTTTTCCAATGAAGCATATCGAGAGGCCATTTCAATCCAGTGCTGTGCATACTGCAGCATTGGGTGCCTGCCGGGAAAAAGGATATCACTTCATTCACTTTGCCGGAGCTTTTTAACCCATCCTCAATGTATTGAACCTCTTCTCTATGGGTAATCCACAAATCAGGAGGGTTCGGACGGTCAAAAAGGACAGTTATAGCCAGAAGATGATCCAACCGCCCCCCTCCGCC
This portion of the Oceanispirochaeta sp. genome encodes:
- a CDS encoding chorismate mutase, producing MEMVKAVRGAISLATNSEDELTRCVDSLYNELMRINKLTAKDLISIIFSQTEDISFNPAKALRLSNNLNETALFCTQEPVCEDFTSKRMLRILMTFNTDRKEKAIPVYLGNAQTLRQDIAASPT
- a CDS encoding thiamine diphosphokinase; translated protein: MQGILITGGQRPEYSRISHLLTESCYIVAADSGLDFCLTNDIRPDFILGDMDSLSSRDLLNQFNTDMIEEHSEEKDFTDTELGVMHLQSRGCSPVIVIGGGGGRLDHLLAITVLFDRPNPPDLWITHREEVQYIEDGLKSSGKVNEVISFFPAGTQCCSMHSTGLKWPLDMLHWKKGDAGISNRLVETEFSIVMKSGHLIMIREIQEALGNH
- a CDS encoding HAD family hydrolase, translating into MPEGIFNLKIKAMNQKLLNSSMISIDKAHTSLQNMANSFSSLSVIETNMTPLIYYDPDIKAVLFDIYGTLLISEAGDIGLTALDQGEDRLFTIESLNDKREIRFNRIKSILLERIKAHHECIKNESTWIQYPEVDIISLWDEVFQILDFREYNADILSTTALNFEVFSNKVWLMPGIVPLFEFFRGKSFLLGIVSNAQFYTPLLFEHLLGKSLKELGFEEKFISWSFQVQCGKPDPRIFKNPLIHLNRMGIENHEILYVGNDMLNDVVTASVLGLKTALFAGDRRSLRMREEDTRVMDISPNYIITELNQLKIILEEGLNEE